In one Staphylococcus lutrae genomic region, the following are encoded:
- a CDS encoding DUF3427 domain-containing protein, whose product MERLLDDFKNSLHKGFIDRSIEKQGHFLPKLLINNAQENVLATIIDELHRCRAFSISVAFITESGLASLKSHLYELKRKGVKGRILTSNYLSFNSPKMYQELLKLENVTVRVTQVSGFHAKGYIFDHSYYTSMIVGSSNLTSHALKVNYEHNILFSSHRNGDIVYKVKNQFEALWAESEPLTQDWINQYQKFYQPQAKRMLFQVEQSQLEKQRQIQHAQAIIPNVMQQEALKELQAIRARGEKRGLIVSATGTGKTIMSALDVRYFQPRRFLFIVHNEGILRRAMADYQRVLADEPESAFGLLTGRSKNMDRKYVFATIQTISKSEIYEQFSAQHFDYIVFDEAHHVAATSYLRVFNYFEPEFILGMTATPERNDTLNVFELFHYNIAYEIRLKAALENDILCPFHYFGVTDYEVDGFIDDDTTSLQKLTSEARVHHIIERTNYYGYSGDDLKGLIFVSRKDEASVLAEKLSKRGYPSVALTGEDPQWRRLEVIEALQTGKLDYIITVDLFNEGIDIPEVNQIVMLRATESSIIFVQQLGRGLRKSKNKDYVTIIDFIGNYKNNYLIPIALSGDETYHKDNYRAFLTNTAGLSGVSTINFEEIAKKKIFDALNHVSLNGVKILEEAYRSVEYRIGRQPLLMDFIEQNAIDPLIIFEKYKNYHDFLIKRHLTSVEIEDTAFKTLTFLSREIAPGLKNTDHYILNRLIEGDGRKEELLAYMQEIDSNVTTADLETTLRILNLSYFKTDIEKIYGESLIHVKDEVVELSDTFQKMLKNETFYDYVMDMIRLAQYNNEIKYGGQNQLLLYKKYFRKDFLKIMNWEKDISSTLYGYQVRHQMVPIFVTYHKQAHINASTQYGEKFISQSEFKWYTRSNRTLQSKEVDAIVNHQKHNTALYLFVKKEDAEGKNFYFLGRVHVIEGTATETTMKSGEPVVTMHFKLETPVRDDIYRYIVDQ is encoded by the coding sequence ATGGAACGGTTATTGGATGATTTTAAAAATTCGTTACATAAAGGCTTTATTGATCGTTCCATTGAAAAACAGGGGCATTTTTTACCCAAGTTATTAATTAACAACGCACAAGAAAATGTTTTAGCTACGATTATTGACGAATTGCATAGGTGTCGTGCCTTTAGCATCTCGGTTGCTTTTATAACTGAAAGTGGATTGGCCAGCTTAAAATCACACCTTTATGAATTGAAGCGTAAAGGTGTTAAAGGTCGTATTTTAACCTCTAACTATTTATCATTTAATTCACCTAAAATGTATCAAGAATTGCTTAAATTGGAGAATGTGACTGTTCGTGTCACACAAGTGAGCGGTTTTCATGCGAAGGGATACATCTTTGACCATTCTTATTACACTTCAATGATTGTGGGGAGTTCTAATTTGACTTCTCATGCTTTGAAAGTGAATTATGAACATAATATTTTATTTTCATCACATCGCAATGGTGACATTGTTTATAAAGTGAAAAACCAATTTGAAGCATTGTGGGCTGAAAGTGAACCTTTAACCCAAGATTGGATAAATCAGTATCAGAAATTTTATCAACCACAAGCTAAGCGCATGCTATTTCAAGTTGAACAGTCACAACTTGAAAAACAACGTCAAATTCAGCATGCTCAAGCGATTATACCGAATGTCATGCAACAGGAAGCGTTAAAGGAGCTACAAGCCATTCGTGCACGTGGTGAAAAGAGAGGATTAATTGTTTCAGCAACAGGAACTGGGAAGACAATTATGTCAGCATTAGATGTCAGGTATTTTCAGCCTAGACGCTTTTTATTTATTGTTCACAATGAAGGTATTTTGAGGCGCGCGATGGCAGATTATCAACGTGTGTTAGCAGATGAACCTGAATCAGCATTTGGTTTGTTGACGGGTCGCAGTAAAAATATGGATAGAAAATATGTATTTGCAACGATTCAGACGATTTCAAAATCTGAAATATATGAACAGTTTTCAGCACAACATTTTGATTATATCGTTTTTGACGAAGCCCATCATGTTGCGGCAACTTCATATCTTCGCGTATTTAATTATTTTGAGCCTGAGTTTATTTTAGGAATGACAGCGACTCCAGAACGTAATGATACATTAAACGTGTTTGAACTGTTTCATTATAACATCGCATATGAAATTCGTTTGAAAGCGGCATTAGAAAATGACATACTTTGCCCATTTCACTACTTTGGGGTTACGGATTACGAAGTGGATGGATTTATTGATGATGATACGACATCATTACAAAAATTAACGTCGGAAGCACGTGTACATCATATTATTGAACGTACAAATTATTATGGCTATTCAGGTGATGACTTAAAAGGGCTTATCTTTGTTAGCCGAAAAGATGAAGCTAGCGTGCTTGCTGAAAAGCTTTCGAAGCGGGGTTATCCGTCTGTCGCACTTACTGGGGAAGACCCTCAATGGAGACGTTTAGAAGTCATTGAAGCATTACAGACAGGAAAACTTGACTATATTATTACAGTGGATTTATTTAATGAAGGAATAGACATTCCTGAGGTTAATCAAATCGTGATGTTGAGAGCAACAGAATCGAGTATTATTTTCGTTCAACAGTTAGGTAGAGGATTAAGAAAAAGCAAAAACAAAGACTATGTGACAATTATTGATTTTATCGGGAACTATAAAAATAATTACTTAATTCCAATCGCATTGTCCGGTGATGAAACGTATCATAAAGATAATTATCGAGCATTTTTGACAAATACTGCCGGATTAAGCGGTGTATCAACAATTAATTTTGAAGAAATTGCGAAAAAGAAAATCTTTGATGCATTAAATCACGTTTCGTTAAATGGGGTTAAGATCTTGGAAGAAGCATACCGAAGTGTCGAATATCGTATTGGAAGACAGCCATTGTTAATGGACTTTATTGAACAAAATGCGATTGACCCTTTAATCATTTTTGAAAAATATAAAAACTACCATGATTTTCTCATCAAACGACATTTGACTTCAGTAGAAATTGAGGATACAGCGTTTAAAACTTTAACATTTTTGTCCCGAGAAATCGCACCTGGGTTGAAGAATACAGATCATTATATATTAAACCGATTGATTGAAGGTGATGGTAGGAAAGAAGAATTGCTTGCCTACATGCAGGAGATTGATTCGAACGTCACAACAGCTGATCTTGAAACGACACTGCGTATTTTAAATTTGAGCTATTTCAAAACAGATATAGAGAAAATATACGGAGAATCCCTTATTCATGTTAAAGACGAAGTTGTCGAGTTGAGTGATACTTTTCAAAAAATGTTAAAAAATGAAACGTTTTATGATTACGTGATGGATATGATTCGATTGGCACAATATAACAATGAGATAAAATATGGTGGTCAGAATCAACTATTACTATATAAAAAATATTTTAGAAAAGATTTTTTGAAAATAATGAACTGGGAAAAGGATATTTCGAGCACCCTGTATGGTTATCAAGTGAGACATCAAATGGTACCTATTTTTGTAACGTACCACAAACAGGCACATATTAATGCGTCAACGCAGTATGGTGAAAAGTTTATCAGTCAAAGTGAGTTTAAGTGGTATACACGTTCAAACCGAACATTACAATCAAAAGAGGTGGATGCGATAGTAAACCATCAAAAACATAACACGGCATTGTATCTGTTTGTAAAAAAGGAGGATGCAGAAGGAAAAAATTTTTATTTTTTAGGACGTGTGCATGTGATTGAAGGAACAGCGACTGAAACAACTATGAAATCTGGAGAGCCGGTTGTCACCATGCATTTTAAACTTGAAACGCCTGTTCGTGATGATATTTATCGTTATATCGTCGATCAGTAA
- a CDS encoding (deoxy)nucleoside triphosphate pyrophosphohydrolase: protein MKKTIHVVGAIIMDQDKVLCAQRSESMSLPLLWEFPGGKIEPGESKIEALKREIREEMACDLEIGAEVTTTEHEYDFAIIVLTTFRCKLKDTRPTLKEHRAIEWCDKAELHRLEWAPADIPAVDIIVSEA from the coding sequence ATGAAAAAAACAATTCATGTTGTAGGTGCGATTATAATGGATCAAGATAAAGTACTTTGTGCACAAAGAAGTGAAAGCATGAGTTTACCTTTATTATGGGAATTTCCTGGAGGTAAAATAGAACCTGGAGAAAGTAAAATTGAAGCATTAAAAAGAGAAATTCGTGAAGAAATGGCGTGTGACTTGGAGATAGGTGCTGAAGTGACAACAACTGAACATGAGTATGATTTTGCGATAATCGTACTGACAACATTCCGATGTAAATTAAAAGACACACGTCCTACACTAAAGGAACATCGCGCGATTGAATGGTGTGATAAAGCAGAATTACATCGATTAGAGTGGGCACCAGCGGATATTCCAGCAGTAGATATCATTGTTAGTGAGGCATAG
- a CDS encoding alkaline phosphatase, with translation MQLKRQFVKLTITSIVLASTFGNVSPLALASGQGDSPKQSAHMYGNTENPKNVIFLVGDGMGPVYNTAYRYFADLPTTKAIEKTEFDDYLVGTQQTYPNDDKENITDSAAAGTAFSSGHKTYNGAIGVDRNKHDLETVLERAKALGKSTGLVSTAEITDATPAVYAANVDDRDKKDEIAHQYYDQRIQKQHKVDVLLGGGAKNFGKQNGNITEQFKKDGYGIVKTREQLLNAPQDQLLGLFADKNMSLAIDAPKSQPQLIDMQQAALERLSKNDKGFFLMVEGASIDKQGHENDITGVLSEMQGFEKAFKGAINFAKTHPDTLVVATADHSTGGLSMGREKPYIWDPAPIKKMGHSGKWMTDQIVKGQNVEETIREGYGFKVPDKDIKAIQNEANQLKKLDKDSDAFKTQQQHLQDAIQAPINRQSHTGWTTYGHTGEDVNTYAFGPGADRFQGHIDNTDNAKMIFDFLVNRSSKKD, from the coding sequence ATGCAATTGAAACGTCAATTTGTTAAATTAACAATCACCAGTATCGTTCTTGCATCAACATTTGGAAACGTCAGTCCACTTGCTTTGGCTTCTGGACAAGGAGATAGTCCAAAACAATCCGCACACATGTATGGCAATACAGAGAACCCTAAAAATGTCATCTTTCTTGTAGGAGATGGTATGGGGCCAGTGTATAATACGGCATACCGTTATTTTGCAGATCTTCCCACCACGAAAGCGATTGAAAAAACGGAATTTGATGATTATCTAGTCGGTACACAGCAAACATATCCAAATGATGATAAAGAAAATATTACTGACTCTGCTGCAGCGGGGACAGCATTCAGTTCCGGTCATAAAACTTACAATGGCGCTATCGGTGTTGATAGAAATAAACATGACTTAGAAACCGTGTTGGAGCGTGCCAAAGCGCTAGGCAAATCAACAGGTCTTGTGTCCACAGCGGAGATTACAGATGCGACGCCTGCTGTGTATGCCGCAAATGTAGATGACCGTGATAAAAAGGATGAGATTGCACATCAGTATTACGATCAGCGTATACAAAAGCAACATAAAGTTGACGTGCTTTTAGGTGGCGGTGCGAAAAATTTTGGTAAACAGAATGGTAATATTACGGAGCAGTTCAAAAAGGATGGCTATGGCATTGTTAAGACGCGTGAACAACTTTTGAATGCACCTCAAGATCAACTCCTCGGTCTTTTTGCAGATAAGAATATGTCGTTAGCGATAGATGCGCCTAAAAGCCAGCCACAATTGATAGATATGCAACAAGCCGCGTTGGAACGCCTCTCAAAAAATGATAAAGGGTTCTTTTTAATGGTGGAAGGGGCCTCTATCGATAAGCAAGGGCATGAAAATGACATCACAGGGGTGCTATCAGAAATGCAAGGATTTGAAAAAGCGTTTAAAGGTGCAATCAATTTTGCTAAGACTCACCCAGACACACTTGTCGTTGCGACAGCAGATCACTCTACTGGGGGACTTAGTATGGGTAGAGAAAAGCCGTACATTTGGGACCCAGCGCCTATTAAAAAAATGGGGCATTCTGGAAAGTGGATGACTGATCAAATCGTCAAAGGTCAGAACGTAGAAGAAACGATTCGTGAAGGTTACGGTTTTAAAGTACCAGACAAAGATATCAAAGCGATTCAAAATGAAGCAAATCAATTGAAAAAGTTAGATAAAGACAGTGATGCATTCAAAACGCAACAACAGCATTTACAGGATGCCATCCAAGCACCTATCAATCGTCAATCACACACTGGATGGACAACATATGGTCATACGGGTGAAGATGTCAACACGTACGCATTTGGCCCAGGTGCCGATCGCTTCCAAGGTCATATTGACAATACGGACAATGCAAAAATGATCTTTGATTTTTTGGTAAATCGGTCGAGTAAAAAGGATTGA
- a CDS encoding helix-turn-helix domain-containing protein has protein sequence MEKIHSVVAENLQYYRQSHRLSLDKIAQLTGISKTMISQIEKGVANPSINTLWKIANGLRIPLTSLISEENEAIQKIDRADIQPIYNDDRSVVVYPYFPYESAHAFEMFCMRLEVGGVLESDAHQEGSKEYIIVNEGTLTLYVGEKCYEIEAGEAISFNANTPHTYRNRTTQRIRVTATIQY, from the coding sequence ATGGAAAAAATTCATTCAGTTGTTGCAGAAAACTTACAATATTACCGTCAATCACATCGTCTCAGTTTAGATAAAATCGCACAGTTGACCGGCATTAGTAAAACAATGATTAGTCAGATTGAAAAAGGGGTAGCGAATCCAAGTATCAATACATTGTGGAAAATCGCGAATGGGTTACGTATTCCATTGACTTCCTTGATTAGTGAAGAAAATGAAGCCATTCAAAAGATAGACCGTGCTGACATTCAGCCGATTTATAATGATGATCGCTCGGTCGTCGTTTATCCGTATTTTCCTTATGAATCAGCGCATGCTTTTGAAATGTTTTGTATGCGTTTGGAAGTGGGCGGTGTGCTAGAATCTGACGCACATCAAGAAGGTTCGAAAGAATACATTATAGTGAACGAGGGGACACTGACATTGTATGTCGGAGAAAAGTGTTATGAAATTGAAGCGGGAGAGGCCATCAGTTTTAATGCCAACACACCACACACATATCGTAATCGTACGACGCAGCGTATTCGCGTGACTGCAACAATTCAGTATTAG
- a CDS encoding CynX/NimT family MFS transporter, with translation MEQQSTRINWLLFIGIMLIAANLRAPITSVGVVLPAIKDTLNLSNTAVSFISIIPLFAFAFISSVVAKVSHRFGMERSLFVALVFIFVGIVLRSIINVNLLFIGTILIGVGIAFGNVLAPGMIKSKFPYRIGIMTAYYTVVMNIFGALSSYSAAPLLKAYHYPIALGSIGIFALLALIVWVFQLRHHATQKQMNLAEAVNVWRSPLAWQITLLMGGQSLIFYSLINWLPEFLLSYQIPVSRAGLYLSILQIAIIPLTFVTPLCAARLKSQVLPIAITGMLFTIGILILMTAPRMALVSLIIIGIALGIAFGLVNTLFSLRTESGLTAAKLAGMSQAVGYLFACIGPLFFGILHDWTGQWTVSLLVLLLTAIAVMIIGARSGRNTTIEATLRR, from the coding sequence TTGGAACAACAATCCACACGTATCAATTGGTTACTTTTTATTGGCATCATGCTCATTGCGGCAAACTTAAGAGCCCCTATCACTTCAGTAGGTGTCGTTTTGCCAGCAATTAAAGATACATTGAATTTAAGTAATACTGCTGTGAGTTTTATTTCTATCATTCCGTTATTCGCTTTTGCCTTCATTTCATCTGTTGTTGCAAAAGTCAGTCATCGTTTCGGCATGGAACGATCACTTTTCGTAGCACTGGTATTCATTTTTGTAGGCATTGTCTTAAGAAGTATAATCAATGTCAATTTGCTGTTCATTGGTACGATACTGATTGGTGTCGGTATCGCTTTTGGTAATGTTTTAGCTCCTGGCATGATTAAATCAAAATTTCCTTATCGCATTGGCATTATGACTGCTTATTATACCGTTGTCATGAATATTTTTGGAGCGCTCTCTTCATATAGCGCCGCTCCGTTGCTCAAAGCGTATCACTATCCCATCGCATTAGGAAGCATCGGTATCTTCGCCTTATTGGCACTTATCGTATGGGTATTTCAATTGCGTCATCATGCCACGCAGAAACAAATGAACCTTGCCGAAGCTGTCAATGTATGGCGCTCACCGCTCGCTTGGCAAATCACATTACTGATGGGCGGACAATCACTCATTTTTTATTCTTTAATTAATTGGTTGCCCGAATTTTTATTATCCTATCAAATTCCTGTCTCACGTGCAGGTTTATATTTGTCCATTTTACAAATCGCGATTATCCCATTGACATTCGTGACACCTTTATGCGCTGCACGCTTAAAATCACAAGTCTTACCGATAGCCATCACAGGCATGCTGTTTACAATAGGCATTTTAATCCTAATGACTGCACCTCGTATGGCACTCGTGTCTCTGATTATCATCGGTATTGCGCTCGGTATTGCTTTTGGTTTAGTTAATACATTGTTCAGCTTGCGTACAGAGAGTGGTCTCACTGCTGCAAAACTGGCAGGGATGTCACAAGCTGTAGGCTATTTATTCGCTTGTATTGGCCCGTTATTTTTCGGTATTCTTCACGACTGGACAGGTCAATGGACAGTATCCTTGCTCGTCCTACTCCTTACAGCAATCGCGGTGATGATCATCGGTGCACGATCAGGACGCAATACAACCATTGAAGCCACACTACGTCGCTAA
- a CDS encoding HoxN/HupN/NixA family nickel/cobalt transporter, whose translation MNHTKGIKHAFPYIGVVIVLHILGVVFLLVGGAQHPLIVGMGIVAYTLGLRHAFDADHIAAIDNTVRKLLEQHKNPMGVGFYFSLGHSSVVFLMAVVLGLAVHWAQNHLERFQETGGLIGTIVSGVFLLLIGVLNLVILIQLVRLFRQLRHSKVTDAQMNDLIESRGLIMRLVRPLFRFIQKSWHIFPLGFLFGLGFDTASEVSLLALSAGAAQHTVPFLGIIALPILFAAGMSLLDTLDGVLMTNAYHWAFDKPARKIFYNITMTAISVVAAIVIGGVEIIQLLGETWHWDSGILGWITQLDFSWLGYALVFVLILSWVIALIVWKAGRFEEKMS comes from the coding sequence ATGAATCATACAAAAGGAATTAAACACGCTTTTCCTTATATTGGGGTTGTGATTGTATTACATATTTTAGGTGTTGTCTTTTTGCTTGTCGGTGGTGCGCAACATCCACTGATTGTTGGAATGGGGATTGTTGCATATACATTAGGTTTGCGTCATGCTTTCGATGCCGACCATATTGCGGCAATTGATAACACTGTACGGAAATTACTCGAACAGCATAAAAATCCGATGGGTGTCGGTTTTTACTTTTCATTAGGACATTCGTCGGTGGTCTTTTTAATGGCTGTCGTATTAGGACTTGCAGTGCACTGGGCACAAAATCATTTAGAACGTTTTCAAGAGACAGGTGGATTGATTGGCACAATCGTGTCGGGGGTGTTTCTGTTATTAATCGGTGTGTTGAATCTTGTGATCCTCATTCAATTGGTCCGACTCTTTCGTCAATTACGTCATAGCAAAGTCACTGATGCACAAATGAATGATTTAATTGAATCGAGAGGATTAATTATGCGACTTGTCCGTCCGTTGTTTCGCTTTATCCAAAAAAGTTGGCATATTTTCCCTCTAGGATTCTTATTTGGACTCGGTTTTGATACAGCGAGTGAAGTGTCATTATTGGCATTATCGGCTGGGGCAGCACAACATACGGTTCCTTTTTTAGGCATCATTGCATTGCCTATTTTATTCGCAGCCGGGATGAGTCTATTAGACACGTTAGATGGTGTATTGATGACGAATGCCTATCATTGGGCATTTGATAAGCCAGCGCGCAAAATCTTTTATAATATTACGATGACAGCGATTTCAGTTGTGGCCGCCATTGTGATTGGTGGCGTTGAGATTATCCAATTGCTTGGTGAGACATGGCATTGGGATAGTGGTATTCTCGGATGGATTACACAATTAGATTTTAGTTGGCTCGGTTATGCGCTTGTTTTCGTGTTGATTTTATCTTGGGTGATTGCACTCATTGTGTGGAAAGCCGGTCGATTTGAAGAGAAAATGAGTTAG
- the thiC gene encoding phosphomethylpyrimidine synthase ThiC yields MKQEQIELKKNFPASQRIFKQGEDADIQVPFRQIALSETVTEQGTTENEPFVVYDTAGPYHDDTYEVDVTKGIPALRTDWIEARQDVEHYEGRRVQSIDNGYHSETHKNIVEHPFKYQPRRAQEGKRVTQMYYAKQGIITKEMKFVAARENVSPEFVRDEIARGRAIIPNNINHPESEPMIIGKKFQVKINANIGNSAVSSSIEAEIEKLVWAIHWGADTMMDLSTGKNIHATREYLIRNSPVPVGTVPIYQALEKVNGIAEDLTWEIYRDTLIEQAEQGVDYFTIHAGVLLRYVPLTVDRLTGIVSRGGSIMAQWCLAHHEESFLYTHFEEICQILNRYDIAVSLGDGLRPGSIYDANDESQIAELKTLGELTDIAWKYDVQVMIEGPGHVPMHKIKENQDLADFYCKEAPFYTLGPLTTDIAPAYDHITSAIGAAQIASHGTAMLCYVTPKEHLGLPNKDDVRDGVVTYKIAAHAADISKGLPGATDRDDAISKARFEFRWVDQFNLSLDPERARAYHDETLPAESAKVAHFCSMCGPKFCSMRISHNIREAHKDKIAGMQEMAETFKAQGSKIYH; encoded by the coding sequence ATGAAACAAGAACAAATTGAATTAAAGAAAAACTTTCCAGCAAGTCAACGTATTTTTAAGCAAGGTGAGGATGCGGATATTCAAGTCCCATTTCGCCAAATCGCCTTGTCTGAAACGGTAACTGAACAAGGGACAACGGAAAATGAACCTTTCGTCGTCTATGATACAGCGGGACCTTATCATGATGACACGTATGAAGTCGATGTCACGAAAGGCATTCCGGCACTGCGCACAGATTGGATTGAAGCCCGTCAAGATGTCGAACATTATGAAGGCCGTCGTGTGCAATCGATCGACAACGGTTACCATTCAGAAACACATAAAAATATTGTTGAACATCCATTCAAATATCAACCGAGACGTGCACAAGAGGGTAAACGCGTGACACAAATGTATTATGCGAAACAAGGTATCATCACTAAAGAAATGAAGTTCGTTGCAGCGCGTGAAAATGTCAGTCCAGAATTTGTCAGAGATGAGATTGCGAGAGGGCGCGCGATTATTCCGAACAACATCAATCATCCTGAATCAGAACCCATGATTATCGGTAAAAAATTTCAAGTGAAGATTAACGCGAATATCGGTAACTCTGCCGTGTCCTCATCTATTGAAGCAGAAATTGAAAAGTTAGTCTGGGCGATTCATTGGGGTGCGGATACGATGATGGACTTATCGACAGGTAAAAACATTCATGCGACACGGGAGTATTTAATTCGTAACTCGCCAGTCCCAGTGGGTACGGTGCCGATTTATCAAGCGTTGGAAAAAGTGAACGGTATCGCGGAAGACTTAACCTGGGAAATATATCGAGATACTTTAATTGAACAAGCTGAGCAAGGGGTGGATTATTTTACCATTCATGCGGGCGTATTATTACGTTATGTCCCATTAACGGTTGATCGTCTGACAGGTATTGTATCGCGTGGAGGCTCTATCATGGCGCAGTGGTGTTTGGCACATCATGAAGAAAGCTTTTTATATACACATTTTGAAGAAATATGCCAAATCTTGAATCGTTATGATATCGCTGTTTCCCTTGGTGATGGATTGCGTCCAGGTTCGATTTACGATGCCAACGATGAAAGTCAGATTGCAGAATTGAAAACATTAGGTGAGTTGACAGATATTGCATGGAAATATGATGTCCAAGTGATGATTGAAGGACCTGGGCACGTGCCAATGCATAAGATTAAAGAAAATCAAGACTTGGCTGATTTTTATTGTAAAGAAGCCCCGTTTTATACGCTAGGACCTTTAACGACAGACATTGCACCTGCCTATGATCATATTACTTCTGCCATTGGTGCGGCACAAATTGCAAGCCATGGCACAGCAATGTTGTGTTATGTGACGCCTAAAGAACACTTAGGTTTACCCAATAAAGACGATGTGCGTGACGGTGTGGTCACATATAAAATAGCAGCACATGCCGCAGATATTTCGAAGGGCTTACCAGGGGCAACAGACCGGGATGACGCGATTAGTAAAGCCCGTTTTGAATTCAGATGGGTGGATCAGTTTAATTTGTCACTCGATCCAGAGCGTGCGCGCGCGTATCATGATGAAACGCTGCCAGCAGAATCAGCAAAAGTTGCCCATTTTTGTAGTATGTGTGGACCGAAGTTTTGCTCTATGCGCATTTCTCATAATATTCGAGAAGCGCATAAAGACAAAATAGCAGGTATGCAAGAAATGGCTGAGACATTTAAAGCACAAGGGAGTAAGATTTATCATTAA
- the cls gene encoding cardiolipin synthase gives MQLIFDPAVNTIYRIFLGAVFLVNIVLAFVIIFMERDRRDATSTWAWLLLLFIMPTFGFLLYLFFGRAVKLKQTRYDESKEVEDARTRVKNQKDDFKNKQFSTDDPVVEKQSDLVEMMLTREASFLSENNHVSIFTDGHELFNQMKQDLKEAQKYIHMEFYILNMDGLGTEILQILKDKAREGLEVKLLYDAVGSKQLRKSKLKGLVDAGVEVEAFFHAKIIPFINFRVNNRNHRKNVVIDGDIGYVGGFNVGDEYLGLDQKLGYWRDTHLRIQGDGVDALQLSFIHDWNSQVDEDQQLKYISRYFPKNARKDGNVALQLGLSGPDREWPQLEFAYLKMIMNAKSSIYMHTPYFVPDIGFVNALRIAAKSGVEVHLIVPNKPDQPFVHWATLTTVALLMKDGVNVYTYENGFIHSKMMVIDGEVASVGSANMDERSFKLNFEVNAIMYNEEIAQQLIDAFNEDLKVSKKLTPERYAQRSNWVKFKQSIAKLLSPIL, from the coding sequence ATGCAACTCATATTTGATCCTGCCGTGAATACGATTTATCGCATCTTTTTAGGCGCCGTTTTTCTTGTGAATATTGTGCTCGCGTTCGTAATTATTTTTATGGAAAGAGATCGTCGGGATGCCACATCAACATGGGCATGGTTGCTGTTGCTATTTATTATGCCGACATTTGGCTTCTTGTTATATCTCTTCTTTGGTCGGGCGGTCAAATTGAAACAAACACGCTATGATGAAAGTAAAGAGGTGGAAGATGCGCGAACTCGTGTTAAAAATCAAAAAGACGACTTTAAAAATAAACAATTTAGTACAGATGATCCTGTAGTAGAGAAGCAGTCTGATTTGGTTGAAATGATGTTAACACGAGAAGCGAGCTTTTTAAGTGAAAACAATCATGTCTCCATTTTTACAGATGGTCATGAATTATTTAATCAAATGAAACAAGACTTGAAAGAAGCGCAAAAATATATTCATATGGAGTTTTATATTTTAAATATGGATGGGTTAGGCACTGAGATACTACAAATTTTGAAAGATAAAGCTCGGGAAGGCCTCGAAGTGAAGTTGTTGTATGATGCAGTCGGTTCTAAACAATTGAGAAAGTCAAAATTAAAAGGTTTGGTGGATGCAGGTGTTGAAGTGGAAGCCTTTTTCCATGCGAAAATCATTCCATTTATCAATTTCCGTGTGAACAATCGGAACCACCGTAAAAATGTCGTGATTGATGGCGATATTGGATATGTCGGAGGCTTTAATGTAGGCGATGAATATCTCGGTTTAGATCAAAAATTGGGCTACTGGCGTGATACCCACTTGCGCATTCAAGGTGATGGTGTAGATGCTTTACAATTAAGCTTTATTCACGATTGGAATTCACAAGTCGATGAAGACCAACAGTTGAAATACATTTCGCGTTATTTCCCGAAAAATGCACGAAAAGACGGCAATGTTGCATTACAGCTCGGATTAAGTGGACCGGATCGTGAATGGCCACAACTGGAATTTGCTTATTTGAAAATGATTATGAATGCGAAGTCTTCCATTTACATGCATACCCCTTATTTCGTACCAGATATTGGGTTTGTCAATGCGTTACGTATTGCTGCCAAATCAGGTGTAGAGGTTCACTTGATTGTACCGAACAAGCCAGACCAACCGTTCGTGCATTGGGCAACCTTAACGACAGTCGCATTATTGATGAAAGATGGTGTCAATGTCTATACGTATGAAAATGGTTTTATTCATTCGAAAATGATGGTCATTGATGGTGAGGTGGCTTCGGTCGGTTCAGCAAATATGGACGAACGGAGCTTTAAACTGAACTTTGAAGTCAATGCGATTATGTATAACGAAGAGATTGCGCAACAGTTAATCGATGCGTTTAATGAAGATTTGAAAGTGTCTAAAAAGCTGACACCTGAACGCTATGCGCAACGCTCAAATTGGGTGAAGTTTAAGCAGTCGATTGCGAAACTACTCTCACCTATTTTATAA